The following coding sequences are from one Stigmatopora nigra isolate UIUO_SnigA chromosome 10, RoL_Snig_1.1, whole genome shotgun sequence window:
- the usp48 gene encoding ubiquitin carboxyl-terminal hydrolase 48 isoform X1 — protein MTPRLQLEKAAWRWVESVKPEEISQEHIELAYRINLPACKRGNCRRNCKGNPNCLVGIGEQTWLGDIDETTFHNIDDPNSERRDKNTFVGLTNLGATCYVNTFLQVWFHNLELRRSLYQCYNSRAQEHNTESDYEPQSICEHLQYLFALLQNSNRKYIDPSGLVKALGLDTGQQQDAQEFSKLFLSLLEDTLSKQKSLTLQNVIQQQFCGQFSYVTVCNQCGRSSARPSRFYELELNIQGHKNLADCVTEFLKEEKLDGDNRYLCEICQSKQSATRRIRLHNLPPTLNLQLMRFVFDRQTGHKKKLNTYISFPEQLDMAPFFEVTKDQKCVYELSAVLIHRGISAYSGHYIAHVKDAHTSDWYKFNDEEIEKMEGKKLQLGTEDDFAEAVKSQTRKPKCSKGYHCSRNAYMLVYKIQEEESLNSSKTIVQVPEFLQRLVDQDNHKFEEWCIEMSDMRKQSVDKGKAKHEEVKELYELLPARDDGEPFEFIPLDWLKKWLDDSTAIKKIDNTRFLCSHGKLHPDKVGDVKRISKNAGQVLYERYGGGPRLDGSTLCRDCVGQRCRVLRLKNQLNEDYKEVSNLVKRTVSGEGYWVGKASLRSWRQLALKLLEKDEHEIKPSNGESNGKEEHSDNHQDGELSEGNEDEMKTFNEDIVCTHGGLSILDTERKLVSSEVWTKLREYFPEALEFTQNQIPCTQCLTLEQEEKDNEAVSKMMALDQKNQLLNLFHEKNRPTLTKWPQDTDVLYIVPLFFVDEWRKFIRRPTKSSPVSSVGNSLLVCPHGGFMFTYDSLINGDAQHISLLWPSEWEIIRKLFIVDQPISIHCFKQTTPTGPSMSYTTQPDLCWDCREGFLFQQQKDLREYTQATIYIRKILDEKRMIKETVPEMNASSSEAEEEKEEQPKVIGETDPDFGQVDQSEDGAKRLKLNDGSAAEGVPFLETNTTKFGEIRRSTRHRKLRGEKALIVSANQTLKELKIQIMHAFSVAPFDQNLSINGKSLTDDSATLGSLGVIPESIISLKADEPIADFAAMDDVYQVGMPEEGFKGTGLLGH, from the exons ATGACGCCGCGCTTACAATTGGAGAAAGCGGCTTGGCGTTGGGTTGAATCTGTAAAACCTGAAGAAATCAGCCAGGAGCATATCGAGCTAGCATACCGCATCAATCTCCCGGCCTGCAAGAGAGGAAACTGCAG GAGGAACTGCAAAGGCAATCCTAACTGCCTTGTTGGCATTGGTGAGCAGACTTGGCTTGGAGACATTGATGAAACTACTTTCCATAATATTGATGACCCAAATTCAGAGCGTAGAGATAAG AACACATTTGTTGGTTTGACCAATCTGGGAGCAACGTGTTACGTCAATACCTTTTTGCAAGTGTGGTTCCACAACCTAGAGTTACGGAGAAGCCTCTATCAATGCTACAATTCCCGTGCACAGGAACATAACACAGAGTCGG ATTATGAACCACAGTCCATTTGTGAGCATCTGCAGTACTTGTTTGCACTTCTACAAAACAGCAACAGAAAGTACATTGATCCTTCTGGGTTGGTTAAAGCTCTTGGCCTAGACACTGGGCAGCAGCAA GATGCTCAGGAGTTTTCAAAGCTCTTTTTGTCCTTGTTGGAGGACACGTTATCCAAGCAGAAAAGCCTCACTCTGCAAAATGTTATACAGCAGCAATTCTGTGGACAATTCTCCTATGTAACTGT CTGTAACCAATGTGGGCGATCGTCTGCACGGCCCTCCAGATTCTACGAACTTGAATTGAACATTCAGGGCCACAAAAATCTTGCAGATTGTGTTACAGAGTTTCTAAAG GAAGAAAAACTGGATGGAGACAACCGTTACCTCTGCGAAATCTGTCAAAGCAAACAGAGTGCTACTCGGAGGATAAGATTGCACAATCTCCCGCCCACCCTTAACCTGCAACTCATGCGCTTCGTCTTTGACAG ACAAACTGGCCACAAGAAGAAACTCAACACCTACATTAGTTTTCCTGAGCAACTCGACATGGCCCCATTTTTTGAAGTAACAAAAG ATCAAAAGTGTGTGTATGAACTGAGTGCAGTACTGATCCATCGTGGCATCAGTGCCTACTCAGGACACTATATCGCCCATGTGAAAGACGCTCATACTAGCGACTGGTACAAATTCAATGATGAAGAAATTGAAAAGATGGAAGGCAAGAAGTTGCAGTTGGGTACAGAAGATGATTTTG CTGAAGCAGTGAAGTCTCAGACCAGAAAACCCAAGTGCAGTAAAGGCTACCACTGCTCCAGAAATGCCTACATGTTGGTGTATAAGATCCAGGAAGAAGAGAGCTTAAATTCCTCCAAGACCATAGTTCAAGTGCCTG AGTTCCTTCAGAGGCTGGTGGACCAAGACAACCATAAATTTGAGGAATGGTGCATTGAAATGTCAGACATGAGGAAACAGAGTGTTGACAAGGGCAAAGCAAAGCATGAGGAAGTGAAGGAACTATACGAGCTTTTACCTGCTCGGGATGACG GCGAGCCTTTCGAGTTTATACCACTAGATTGGTTGAAGAAGTGGTTGGATGACTCAACTGCCATAAAGAAAATTGATAACACACGCTTCCTGTGTTCTCATGGCAAACTGCATCCAGACAAGGTGGGCGATGTCAAGAGGATTTCTAAGAATGCTGGGCAGGTCCTCTATGAGCGCTATGGTGGGGGCCCAAGACTTGATG GCTCCACTCTGTGCCGAGACTGTGTGGGACAGCGATGCAGGGTGCTACGTCTTAAGAATCAACTGAATGAAGACTACAAGGAAGTCTCCAATCTGGTCAAACGTACAGTCAG TGGTGAAGGTTACTGGGTAGGAAAAGCTTCTCTGCGCAGTTGGAGGCAGTTGGCTTTGAAACTATTGGAGAAGGATGAACATGAAATCAAACCAAGTAATGGTGAGAGCAATGGGAAGGAAGAACATTCTGACAACCACCAAG ACGGGGAGCTCTCAGAGGGTAACGAGGATGAGATGAAGACTTTTAATGAGGACATTGTCTGCACTCACG GAGGTTTGAGTATTCTGGATACCGAACGCAAGCTGGTATCTTCTGAAGTTTGGACCAAGCTCAGGGAATACTTTCCAGAAGCCCTAGAATTCACCCAAAACCAAATTCCCTGTACGCAGTGTCTG ACATTGGAACAGGAAGAAAAGGACAATGAGGCTGTGAGTAAGATGATGGCGCTGGACCAGAAAAACCAGCTCCTCAATCTTTTCCATGAAAAGAACCGGCCAACTCTCACCAAGTGGCCTCAG GACACAGATGTCCTTTACATTGTCCCTCTGTTTTTTGTGGATGAGTGGAGAAAATTCATCAG gaGACCCACAAAATCTTCCCCAGTGTCTAGTGTGGGCAACAGCCTCCTGGTTTGTCCTCATGGGGGTTTCATGTTTACCTATGATTCCCTAATTAATGGAGATGCACAACA CATTTCTCTGCTCTGGCCCAGTGAATGGGAAATAATCCGGAAACTCTTTATTGTGGACCAACCCATCTCCATCCACTGCTTTAAACAGACCACTCCCACGGGTCCCTCCATGAGTTATACCACTCAGCCTG ATCTCTGCTGGGACTGCAGAGAAGGCTTCCTTTTCCAGCAACAGAAAGACCTTAGAGAGTACACGCAAGCCACAATTTACATTCGAAAAATCCTCGATGAAAAAAGG ATGATTAAAGAAACTGTTCCAGAGATGAATGCCAGCAGTTCTGAGgcagaagaagagaaagaggAGCAACCAAAGGTCATTGGAGAGACAGATCCAGATTTCGGCCAGGTAGACCAG TCAGAAGATGGTGCAAAAAGGCTTAAACTAAATGACGGAAGCGCCGCAGAAGGAGTACCTTTTCTAGAAACCAACACAACAAAATTTGGTGAAATAAGGAGAAGCACTCGACACCGGAAACTCAGAGGGGAAAAAGCACTCATTGTTTCGGCTAATCAGACTCTCAAAGAGCTGAAGATTCAG ATAATGCACGCCTTCTCTGTGGCACCATTTGACCAAAACCTCTCCATTAATGGAAAAAGTCTAACAGACGATTCAGCGACTTTGGGCAGTTTGGGTGTCATCCCAGAGAGTATAATTTCTCTAAAG GCTGATGAGCCAATAGCTGACTTTGCAGCAATGGATGACGTCTATCAAG tgGGAATGCCTGAAGAGGGGTTtaaag gCACTGGACTTCTTGGGCATTGA
- the camk1ga gene encoding calcium/calmodulin-dependent protein kinase IGa, with the protein MGRKEIICNWKKPVNNIKDVFDFKGKMGSGSFSEVFMVREKKTGKLFALKCLKKKHLTHSNLENEINVLKRIKHDNVVGLEDFYESRTHYYLVMQLVSGGELFDRILDKGVFTEKDASMVIKQVLEAVGYLHENSIVHRDLKPENLLYYSADENAKIMVSDFGLSKTLEHGVMSTACGTPGYVAPEVLAQKPYSKTVDCWSIGVITYILLCGYPPFFEENETRLFSKIMRADYAFHSPFWDDISQSAIDFVKNMMEKDPLKRFTTEQALRHPWIAGQTAKDLDIYHSVCEQMERNFAKSKWKQAYNASAAIYHMKKLKESSRDLGSTALSLPHIIVQTSSQADIESLRSCDAHDHTLDPNGNPFHASNHLTCSGSEPNRSLCPPLRGQHSEPNYLLAEPREVHSSENNTSYMSSVSLGAVAKRKDPPLQSGVCSIM; encoded by the exons ATGGGGCGGAAAGAGATCATTTGCAACTGGAAAAAACCTGTGAACAACATCAAGGATGTGTTTGACTTCAAGGGGAAGATGGGATC gggaTCCTTTTCCGAGGTTTTCATGGTGAGAGAGAAGAAAACGGGGAAATTGTTTGCATTGAAGTGCCTGAAGAAAAAGCACCTCACTCACAGCAACCTGGAAAATGAAATCAATGTTTTAAAGAG GATAAAACATGACAATGTGGTCGGGCTTGAAGATTTTTACGAGAGTCGAACACACTATTACCTTGTCATGCAGTT GGTTTCAGGTGGCGAGCTATTTGATCGGATTCTAGATAAAGGTGTTTTCACCGAGAAGGATGCAAGCATGGTGATCAAACAGGTGCTTGAGGCTGTCGGCTATCTGCATGAAAACAGCATTGTCCACAGGGACTTGAAG CCAGAAAACCTGCTCTATTATAGTGCGGATGAAAATGCAAAGATCATGGTCAGCGATTTTGGTCTTTCAAAGACATTGGAGCATGGAGTTATGTCCACGGCATGCGGTACACCAGGATATGTTG CTCCAGAGGTTTTGGCCCAAAAACCTTACAGCAAAACAGTTGATTGTTGGTCCATTGGTGTTATTACTTATATCTT ACTATGCGGATACCCTCCATTTTTTGAAGAGAATGAAACACGTCTGTTTTCAAAGATCATGAGAGCTGATTATGCCTTTCACTCGCCCTTTTGGGATGATATTTCCCAGTCAG CGATCGACTTTGTTAAAAATATGATGGAGAAAGATCCATTGAAACGATTCACCACTGAACAGGCCTTGCGACACCCATG GATTGCTGGACAAACTGCTAAAGATTTGGACATTTATCATTCTGTGTGTGAGCAGATGGAACGAAACTTTGCCAAATCTAAGTGGAAG CAAGCCTACAATGCAAGTGCCGCCATCTATCACATGAAGAAACTAAAGGAGTCCTCCAGGGATCTTGGTTCTACTGCTCTATCACTGCCCCACATCATTGTCCAGACCTCTTCTCAGGCTGACATCGAATCTCTACGATCCTGCGATGCTCACGATCATACCTTGGACCCAAATGGAAATCCTTTCCATGCCTCCAATCATCTCACTTGCAGTGGTTCTGAACCCAACAGGAGTCTCTGCCCTCCACTAAGAGGCCAGCATAGTGAACCCAACTATCTGCTTGCAGAACCAAGAGAAGTCCACTCATCAGAAAATAACACATCTTATATGTCATCAGTAAG CCTGGGTGCCGTGGCTAAGAGGAAGGACCCACCCCTTCAGTCTGGTGTTTGTTCTATCATGTGA
- the usp48 gene encoding ubiquitin carboxyl-terminal hydrolase 48 isoform X2, whose translation MTPRLQLEKAAWRWVESVKPEEISQEHIELAYRINLPACKRGNCRRNCKGNPNCLVGIGEQTWLGDIDETTFHNIDDPNSERRDKNTFVGLTNLGATCYVNTFLQVWFHNLELRRSLYQCYNSRAQEHNTESDYEPQSICEHLQYLFALLQNSNRKYIDPSGLVKALGLDTGQQQDAQEFSKLFLSLLEDTLSKQKSLTLQNVIQQQFCGQFSYVTVCNQCGRSSARPSRFYELELNIQGHKNLADCVTEFLKEEKLDGDNRYLCEICQSKQSATRRIRLHNLPPTLNLQLMRFVFDRQTGHKKKLNTYISFPEQLDMAPFFEVTKDQKCVYELSAVLIHRGISAYSGHYIAHVKDAHTSDWYKFNDEEIEKMEGKKLQLGTEDDFAEAVKSQTRKPKCSKGYHCSRNAYMLVYKIQEEESLNSSKTIVQVPEFLQRLVDQDNHKFEEWCIEMSDMRKQSVDKGKAKHEEVKELYELLPARDDGEPFEFIPLDWLKKWLDDSTAIKKIDNTRFLCSHGKLHPDKVGDVKRISKNAGQVLYERYGGGPRLDGSTLCRDCVGQRCRVLRLKNQLNEDYKEVSNLVKRTVSGEGYWVGKASLRSWRQLALKLLEKDEHEIKPSNGESNGKEEHSDNHQDGELSEGNEDEMKTFNEDIVCTHGGLSILDTERKLVSSEVWTKLREYFPEALEFTQNQIPCTQCLTLEQEEKDNEAVSKMMALDQKNQLLNLFHEKNRPTLTKWPQDTDVLYIVPLFFVDEWRKFIRRPTKSSPVSSVGNSLLVCPHGGFMFTYDSLINGDAQHISLLWPSEWEIIRKLFIVDQPISIHCFKQTTPTGPSMSYTTQPDLCWDCREGFLFQQQKDLREYTQATIYIRKILDEKRMIKETVPEMNASSSEAEEEKEEQPKVIGETDPDFGQSEDGAKRLKLNDGSAAEGVPFLETNTTKFGEIRRSTRHRKLRGEKALIVSANQTLKELKIQIMHAFSVAPFDQNLSINGKSLTDDSATLGSLGVIPESIISLKADEPIADFAAMDDVYQVGMPEEGFKGTGLLGH comes from the exons ATGACGCCGCGCTTACAATTGGAGAAAGCGGCTTGGCGTTGGGTTGAATCTGTAAAACCTGAAGAAATCAGCCAGGAGCATATCGAGCTAGCATACCGCATCAATCTCCCGGCCTGCAAGAGAGGAAACTGCAG GAGGAACTGCAAAGGCAATCCTAACTGCCTTGTTGGCATTGGTGAGCAGACTTGGCTTGGAGACATTGATGAAACTACTTTCCATAATATTGATGACCCAAATTCAGAGCGTAGAGATAAG AACACATTTGTTGGTTTGACCAATCTGGGAGCAACGTGTTACGTCAATACCTTTTTGCAAGTGTGGTTCCACAACCTAGAGTTACGGAGAAGCCTCTATCAATGCTACAATTCCCGTGCACAGGAACATAACACAGAGTCGG ATTATGAACCACAGTCCATTTGTGAGCATCTGCAGTACTTGTTTGCACTTCTACAAAACAGCAACAGAAAGTACATTGATCCTTCTGGGTTGGTTAAAGCTCTTGGCCTAGACACTGGGCAGCAGCAA GATGCTCAGGAGTTTTCAAAGCTCTTTTTGTCCTTGTTGGAGGACACGTTATCCAAGCAGAAAAGCCTCACTCTGCAAAATGTTATACAGCAGCAATTCTGTGGACAATTCTCCTATGTAACTGT CTGTAACCAATGTGGGCGATCGTCTGCACGGCCCTCCAGATTCTACGAACTTGAATTGAACATTCAGGGCCACAAAAATCTTGCAGATTGTGTTACAGAGTTTCTAAAG GAAGAAAAACTGGATGGAGACAACCGTTACCTCTGCGAAATCTGTCAAAGCAAACAGAGTGCTACTCGGAGGATAAGATTGCACAATCTCCCGCCCACCCTTAACCTGCAACTCATGCGCTTCGTCTTTGACAG ACAAACTGGCCACAAGAAGAAACTCAACACCTACATTAGTTTTCCTGAGCAACTCGACATGGCCCCATTTTTTGAAGTAACAAAAG ATCAAAAGTGTGTGTATGAACTGAGTGCAGTACTGATCCATCGTGGCATCAGTGCCTACTCAGGACACTATATCGCCCATGTGAAAGACGCTCATACTAGCGACTGGTACAAATTCAATGATGAAGAAATTGAAAAGATGGAAGGCAAGAAGTTGCAGTTGGGTACAGAAGATGATTTTG CTGAAGCAGTGAAGTCTCAGACCAGAAAACCCAAGTGCAGTAAAGGCTACCACTGCTCCAGAAATGCCTACATGTTGGTGTATAAGATCCAGGAAGAAGAGAGCTTAAATTCCTCCAAGACCATAGTTCAAGTGCCTG AGTTCCTTCAGAGGCTGGTGGACCAAGACAACCATAAATTTGAGGAATGGTGCATTGAAATGTCAGACATGAGGAAACAGAGTGTTGACAAGGGCAAAGCAAAGCATGAGGAAGTGAAGGAACTATACGAGCTTTTACCTGCTCGGGATGACG GCGAGCCTTTCGAGTTTATACCACTAGATTGGTTGAAGAAGTGGTTGGATGACTCAACTGCCATAAAGAAAATTGATAACACACGCTTCCTGTGTTCTCATGGCAAACTGCATCCAGACAAGGTGGGCGATGTCAAGAGGATTTCTAAGAATGCTGGGCAGGTCCTCTATGAGCGCTATGGTGGGGGCCCAAGACTTGATG GCTCCACTCTGTGCCGAGACTGTGTGGGACAGCGATGCAGGGTGCTACGTCTTAAGAATCAACTGAATGAAGACTACAAGGAAGTCTCCAATCTGGTCAAACGTACAGTCAG TGGTGAAGGTTACTGGGTAGGAAAAGCTTCTCTGCGCAGTTGGAGGCAGTTGGCTTTGAAACTATTGGAGAAGGATGAACATGAAATCAAACCAAGTAATGGTGAGAGCAATGGGAAGGAAGAACATTCTGACAACCACCAAG ACGGGGAGCTCTCAGAGGGTAACGAGGATGAGATGAAGACTTTTAATGAGGACATTGTCTGCACTCACG GAGGTTTGAGTATTCTGGATACCGAACGCAAGCTGGTATCTTCTGAAGTTTGGACCAAGCTCAGGGAATACTTTCCAGAAGCCCTAGAATTCACCCAAAACCAAATTCCCTGTACGCAGTGTCTG ACATTGGAACAGGAAGAAAAGGACAATGAGGCTGTGAGTAAGATGATGGCGCTGGACCAGAAAAACCAGCTCCTCAATCTTTTCCATGAAAAGAACCGGCCAACTCTCACCAAGTGGCCTCAG GACACAGATGTCCTTTACATTGTCCCTCTGTTTTTTGTGGATGAGTGGAGAAAATTCATCAG gaGACCCACAAAATCTTCCCCAGTGTCTAGTGTGGGCAACAGCCTCCTGGTTTGTCCTCATGGGGGTTTCATGTTTACCTATGATTCCCTAATTAATGGAGATGCACAACA CATTTCTCTGCTCTGGCCCAGTGAATGGGAAATAATCCGGAAACTCTTTATTGTGGACCAACCCATCTCCATCCACTGCTTTAAACAGACCACTCCCACGGGTCCCTCCATGAGTTATACCACTCAGCCTG ATCTCTGCTGGGACTGCAGAGAAGGCTTCCTTTTCCAGCAACAGAAAGACCTTAGAGAGTACACGCAAGCCACAATTTACATTCGAAAAATCCTCGATGAAAAAAGG ATGATTAAAGAAACTGTTCCAGAGATGAATGCCAGCAGTTCTGAGgcagaagaagagaaagaggAGCAACCAAAGGTCATTGGAGAGACAGATCCAGATTTCGGCCAG TCAGAAGATGGTGCAAAAAGGCTTAAACTAAATGACGGAAGCGCCGCAGAAGGAGTACCTTTTCTAGAAACCAACACAACAAAATTTGGTGAAATAAGGAGAAGCACTCGACACCGGAAACTCAGAGGGGAAAAAGCACTCATTGTTTCGGCTAATCAGACTCTCAAAGAGCTGAAGATTCAG ATAATGCACGCCTTCTCTGTGGCACCATTTGACCAAAACCTCTCCATTAATGGAAAAAGTCTAACAGACGATTCAGCGACTTTGGGCAGTTTGGGTGTCATCCCAGAGAGTATAATTTCTCTAAAG GCTGATGAGCCAATAGCTGACTTTGCAGCAATGGATGACGTCTATCAAG tgGGAATGCCTGAAGAGGGGTTtaaag gCACTGGACTTCTTGGGCATTGA